From Ictidomys tridecemlineatus isolate mIctTri1 chromosome 2, mIctTri1.hap1, whole genome shotgun sequence, the proteins below share one genomic window:
- the Lhfpl7 gene encoding LOW QUALITY PROTEIN: LHFPL tetraspan subfamily member 7 protein (The sequence of the model RefSeq protein was modified relative to this genomic sequence to represent the inferred CDS: inserted 2 bases in 2 codons) — protein MEECPMPRPDPSSALFLAGCSCDAPERLAPAASSAGLLLSWALASKRLCLRRGSGLMPGLQAMAGKPLVIPSPRDVFPGLRHISCGNTVPDSGTRPEVEWLLPRPPLEPSGEEPWSWQQPHHPRPPAVVTILTGTVGGRPSARPPSVSSPPPSLASPLAKAACEAPSMHRGGKCRXGWGHVTAILNTILASLLPIIXWPCMTKIQGRAIFSSDTEKIILVPEVSK, from the exons ATGGAGGAGTGTCCGATGCCCCGTCCTGAcccttcctctgccctcttcctggcAGGCTGCAGCTGTGATGCTCCTGAGAGGCTGGCGCCCGCTGCCTCCAGTGCGGGCCTCCTCCTGTCCTGGGCACTGGCCTCCAAAAGACTGTGTTTGAGGAGGGGCAGTGGACTGATGCCAGGGCTACAGGCCATGGCAGGGAAGCCACTGGTCATCCCAAGCCCTCGAGACGTATTT CCGGGGCTGCGCCACATCAGCTGCGGGAACACGGTGCCCGACTCGGGCACTCGGCCAGAAGTGGAGTGGCTGCTCCCACGGCCACCCCTGGAGCCTTCTGGGGAGGAGCCATGGTCCTGGCAGCAGCCGCACCACCCTCGCCCACCCGCCGTAGTCACCATCCTAACGG GAACGGTGGGTGGACGGCCCAGTGCCCGCCCACCTTCCGTCTCTAGCCCACCACCCAGCCTGGCCTCCCCGTTGGCCAAAGCAGCCTGCGAGGCCCCCTCCATGCACCGTGGTGGGAAGTGCC GTGGGTGGGGCCATGTCACTGCCATCCTCAACACAATCCTGGCCAGCCTCCTGCCCATCA AGTGGCCCTGCATGACCAAGATCCAGGGGAGGGCCATCTTCTCCAGTGACACCGAGAAAATTATCCTTGTGCCAgaagtaagcaaataa